The Clostridiales bacterium FE2011 sequence ACCAGCTTTCATGACAGCAAAGTGAAAAATTTCAACGCTTTTGTGACCGGCTATGTGCCGACCAAGAAGCTGAAAACCGTGGAAGTGAACCAGAACTACGGTATTGTGATAGACAAGCTGACCCAGCGGCTGTACCTTTTCAAGGACGGCCACCTGGAGACATCGCTGGCGGTGTCAACGGGCAAGTACAATCCCAGCGCGAAGAAGCAGCAGCCTTATAACGAGACCCGTTCCGGCGAGTACCTGATTATCTATACCAAGACCGGCGCCCTGATCGACGACGAGTCCGGCATGGTCTGCAATTATGCCCTGAAGTTTAACGCGGCAGACTATATTCACGAGGTGCCCCACCGGAAAAACAATGACGGCTCCAAGAATTACCGCGGATTTGAGGAAATCCTCGGCAGCCGGGCCAGCCACGGATGCATTCGGGTACAGGCAAAACAGAACCGGGCAGGGTACAGCATGTCCGTACTGTCCAACCTGATCAAAAAGCGGCAGGATAAAAACTGCGTCAAACTGGTGATCTGGGAAGACTACCAGGGACGGCAGGTGAAGATTCCGGACGATGATACTCCGCTGTACTACAATCCCAAGGGCGGCAGCAAATACCATTCCCAGGACAACTGCGTGAACATCAAAAAGCGGTACCTGCCGCTGACTGAGTTCCCATACGGCGAACTGGATGAAGCGCCCTACAACAAGCTGACGCCCTGTCCCTACTGTGTGCCCAGTCCCCGGAAGGCGGTGCTGGAGGAGATCAACAAGGTTCACATGGAATCCTCTCCCGGAGAAGTGATGAGCGTTTACAACGAGATAATCAACGGGAAAAAGAAAAAGTAAGAAAATCAAAACCCCGCTTCCGGTGGATCCGGAAGCGGGGTTTGTTATGTGCGCCTTATTTGTTTTCAACGATGCGGCGGACGCGGATGACGCCGTCGATCTCCTTCAGCCGTTCCACGGTGTCATGGGGCATGGGATGGCTGAGATCCAGCAGGGTGTAGGCGTAATCACCGCGGCTCTTGTTGGCCAGGTTTTCGATGTTCAGCCCCTGGTTGCCGAAGAAGTTGGTGATCTGGCTGAGCATGTTCGGGATGTTCCGGTGCAGGATGGCAACGCGGGCTTCCGTTTCGCAGAAGCCGAGGTTGATTTCCGGATAGTTGACGGAATTGTGGATGTTGCCGTTGTCCAGGTAATCCTGCAGCTGCTTCACGGCCATGACTGCGCAGTTGTCTTCCGCTTCCTCCGTGGAGGCACCCAGGTGCGGGATGACGATGGCATTCTTCATATGGGCGCTGGCGGGCG is a genomic window containing:
- a CDS encoding L,D-transpeptidase; protein product: MRRITAVLLLMILLFSAASAPAEDFLLGVAPEPSDITPSFRSEEPRDGEPDDSYWDTPMNLDDEEAIWKMLTLPITVADIDMNKQMVIYSQPDESSEGIGMLTGQSQGVHVLETLDNGWTKIETYSTSFHDSKVKNFNAFVTGYVPTKKLKTVEVNQNYGIVIDKLTQRLYLFKDGHLETSLAVSTGKYNPSAKKQQPYNETRSGEYLIIYTKTGALIDDESGMVCNYALKFNAADYIHEVPHRKNNDGSKNYRGFEEILGSRASHGCIRVQAKQNRAGYSMSVLSNLIKKRQDKNCVKLVIWEDYQGRQVKIPDDDTPLYYNPKGGSKYHSQDNCVNIKKRYLPLTEFPYGELDEAPYNKLTPCPYCVPSPRKAVLEEINKVHMESSPGEVMSVYNEIINGKKKK